One region of Terricaulis silvestris genomic DNA includes:
- a CDS encoding Lrp/AsnC family transcriptional regulator, which yields MKTDKIELNQADRRLLFAIQRDASVSQADLAEKSGISASQVSRRLAQLKEDGVLKGIVGVLEPERAGLTCSAIIRVRLRDHAAANVKQFRDLVARMNEVTLCVMTTGETDYLMKIVARDLPHFQEIVQSKLLRCAAIAHMESSIVLEHLKDTTALPLDEA from the coding sequence ATGAAAACAGACAAAATCGAGCTGAATCAAGCTGATCGGCGGCTACTGTTTGCGATTCAGCGCGACGCCTCCGTGTCGCAAGCCGACCTGGCGGAAAAGTCGGGCATTTCGGCGAGCCAAGTTTCACGCCGTCTCGCCCAATTAAAAGAAGACGGCGTCCTAAAGGGCATTGTCGGCGTGCTGGAGCCAGAGCGCGCGGGCCTCACCTGTTCGGCGATCATCCGCGTGCGCCTGCGCGATCACGCCGCCGCCAACGTGAAGCAGTTCCGTGATCTCGTCGCGCGCATGAACGAAGTTACGCTCTGCGTGATGACGACGGGCGAGACGGATTACCTCATGAAGATCGTCGCGCGCGACTTGCCGCACTTTCAGGAAATCGTGCAGTCCAAATTGCTGCGCTGCGCCGCTATCGCACACATGGAAAGCTCGATTGTGCTGGAGCACTTGAAGGACACAACGGCGTTGCCGCTCGACGAAGCCTAA
- a CDS encoding DUF1328 domain-containing protein, with the protein MLSWALIFFVVAIIAAVFGFGGIASASAGIAQILFFIFLVLFVVSLIMGMARRG; encoded by the coding sequence ATGCTGAGCTGGGCTCTTATCTTTTTCGTGGTCGCGATTATCGCGGCAGTTTTCGGCTTCGGCGGCATCGCCTCCGCTTCGGCCGGCATCGCTCAAATCCTGTTCTTTATCTTCCTCGTTCTGTTCGTGGTCTCCCTGATCATGGGCATGGCGCGGAGGGGCTAG
- a CDS encoding putative bifunctional diguanylate cyclase/phosphodiesterase produces the protein MFKHLRVKLTVLYAALFCATLLLIGATAYVVIEGNTQRIARAQLASIGAVFDRTWALRFDHLQDSAFQTAGSPIFQAAAAARDDRQIEARLSALREAAGADIAFLVTREGLIVGEHGGPNASVTPGLQVALGREQTPQGVFLSGDDLYQTTTAPLPMAQGWVVLGARLDRGELTGLEQLSSTPVRATTFFKTSAGWTDGDDLATAETVAFIDQATASTSIVAAELETSSGAALALVRPLPSLDGTRSVLLLRYPLSRALSPYGALFNTLLAIGLAGLALLIAGSWFLARSITQPLSTLETAAKKMQQGVYESIVVRTKDELSRVAASFNAMSEAIRERERKITQLAYHDGETRLPNRLALERKLAVAQPERLYLAAIGVDRFAHVRGAIGYSLIGALMRTLGSRLARLVPNAPLGRLSSDMLGVAFLANDEADARKRAAALVANLEESLSLEGQVVDINVTVGVAQPRAKGESPASMIERASIALDQARASLQKVGVFDPAAYGDPARNLSLMGEMRRALEDGDIHLVHQPKYNYRTGRIDSAESLVRWRHPSRGMIPPDLFVPMAEETGHVRALTDWVLQRAVEDQQRLSAAGFKLTLAINISARLLSDTDFAQSAIQRVRQAPHTICFEITETAVIDNPKVALENIELFAANGIRVAIDDYGSGLSSLAYLKQLPAHELKIDKMFVQNITTSQRDALLVRSTIDLAHGLGMDVTAEGVETPAAFALLATMRCNLAQGYLVSRPAPLDELMTLLADEKRLRFYQQTAASSAHVAPVQATDTNRTA, from the coding sequence ATGTTCAAGCACCTGCGGGTCAAGCTGACGGTTTTGTACGCGGCGTTGTTCTGCGCGACGCTTCTGCTCATCGGCGCCACCGCCTACGTCGTTATTGAAGGCAACACGCAGCGGATTGCGCGCGCACAACTAGCCAGCATCGGGGCTGTGTTTGACCGCACTTGGGCGCTTCGTTTCGATCACCTGCAAGACAGCGCGTTTCAAACAGCCGGTTCGCCAATCTTCCAAGCCGCCGCCGCCGCGCGCGACGATCGCCAGATCGAAGCGCGCCTGAGCGCGCTGCGTGAAGCGGCGGGGGCTGACATCGCGTTTCTGGTCACGCGCGAAGGCTTGATCGTGGGCGAACACGGCGGGCCCAACGCCTCCGTGACACCCGGTCTGCAGGTGGCGCTCGGGCGCGAGCAGACGCCGCAAGGCGTGTTTTTGTCTGGCGACGATCTCTATCAGACGACAACGGCGCCGCTGCCAATGGCGCAGGGCTGGGTCGTGCTCGGCGCACGGCTTGACCGGGGAGAGTTGACTGGGCTCGAGCAATTATCGTCAACGCCCGTGCGTGCAACGACGTTTTTCAAGACCAGCGCCGGCTGGACGGATGGCGACGATCTCGCGACCGCGGAGACCGTGGCGTTTATCGACCAAGCAACGGCTTCGACATCAATCGTGGCGGCCGAACTTGAAACGTCCAGCGGCGCCGCGCTCGCACTCGTGCGCCCGCTGCCTTCGCTTGACGGCACACGAAGCGTACTGCTGTTGCGCTATCCCCTTTCCAGGGCGCTTTCACCGTACGGCGCGTTGTTCAATACGCTATTGGCGATCGGACTTGCGGGCCTCGCGCTGTTGATCGCTGGATCGTGGTTCCTGGCGCGCAGCATCACGCAACCGCTATCGACGCTCGAAACCGCGGCGAAGAAAATGCAGCAGGGCGTCTACGAGAGCATCGTGGTGCGCACCAAGGACGAGCTTTCGCGTGTCGCCGCGAGCTTCAACGCGATGAGTGAGGCGATCCGCGAACGCGAACGCAAGATCACACAGCTGGCCTACCATGACGGCGAAACGCGGTTGCCGAACAGGCTGGCGCTGGAGCGCAAACTGGCGGTCGCGCAGCCGGAACGGCTTTATTTGGCGGCGATTGGTGTCGACCGCTTCGCGCACGTTCGCGGCGCCATCGGCTATTCGTTGATCGGCGCTTTGATGCGCACGCTGGGATCGCGGCTCGCTCGCCTGGTGCCCAACGCGCCGCTTGGGCGCTTGTCGAGTGACATGCTGGGCGTCGCGTTCCTGGCCAATGACGAAGCCGATGCACGCAAACGCGCGGCCGCGCTGGTGGCGAACCTTGAAGAGTCGCTGTCGCTCGAAGGCCAGGTCGTCGACATCAACGTCACCGTCGGCGTGGCGCAACCACGCGCAAAGGGTGAGAGCCCCGCCTCGATGATCGAACGCGCCAGCATCGCGCTGGATCAGGCGCGTGCTTCGTTGCAAAAGGTCGGCGTGTTCGATCCGGCCGCGTATGGCGATCCGGCGCGCAACCTTTCGCTGATGGGTGAAATGCGGCGTGCGCTGGAGGATGGCGACATCCATCTTGTGCACCAGCCCAAGTACAATTACCGCACCGGCCGCATCGATAGCGCTGAAAGTCTAGTGCGCTGGCGCCATCCGAGCCGCGGCATGATCCCGCCGGATCTGTTCGTGCCGATGGCGGAAGAAACCGGTCACGTGCGCGCGCTTACCGATTGGGTTTTGCAGCGCGCTGTTGAGGATCAGCAGCGGCTCAGTGCGGCGGGTTTCAAATTGACGCTGGCGATCAACATTTCAGCGCGACTTTTGAGCGATACCGACTTCGCGCAAAGCGCCATTCAGCGCGTGCGCCAGGCGCCGCACACGATCTGCTTCGAGATCACGGAAACAGCGGTGATCGATAACCCGAAGGTCGCGCTCGAAAACATCGAGCTATTCGCGGCCAATGGCATTCGCGTTGCGATCGACGATTACGGCTCGGGGCTCTCCTCCCTCGCCTATCTCAAGCAATTGCCGGCGCATGAGCTGAAGATCGACAAGATGTTCGTGCAAAACATCACGACGAGCCAACGCGACGCGCTCTTGGTTCGCTCGACAATCGACTTGGCGCATGGCCTGGGCATGGATGTAACGGCTGAGGGCGTGGAGACGCCGGCGGCGTTCGCGCTGCTCGCCACGATGCGCTGCAATCTGGCGCAGGGCTATTTGGTGTCGCGGCCAGCTCCGCTGGATGAATTGATGACATTGCTCGCGGACGAAAAGCGCCTACGCTTCTATCAGCAAACCGCTGCGAGCAGCGCGCACGTTGCGCCGGTTCAGGCCACGGATACGAACAGGACAGCTTAG
- a CDS encoding DUF883 family protein gives MAQALDTGMRGRKNGHARSALKSRTTDVLDDFTELRKDMTKLADAARKAAREEVKHAGQRLEGLGRDMRTRAAEGSEYAVEQVRSHPGAAIGISLGAGLLLGMVLARR, from the coding sequence ATGGCACAGGCCTTGGACACAGGGATGCGCGGGCGCAAGAATGGACACGCGCGCTCGGCGCTGAAGTCACGCACGACCGACGTGCTGGATGATTTCACCGAATTGCGGAAAGACATGACGAAGCTGGCGGACGCCGCCCGCAAAGCCGCTCGCGAAGAAGTGAAGCACGCGGGTCAACGGCTCGAAGGTCTGGGCCGCGATATGCGCACGCGCGCCGCTGAAGGCAGCGAATATGCGGTCGAGCAGGTTCGCAGTCATCCGGGCGCGGCGATTGGAATTTCACTCGGCGCCGGCTTGCTGTTGGGTATGGTCCTGGCGCGTCGCTGA
- a CDS encoding alpha-ketoacid dehydrogenase subunit alpha/beta has translation MSSKPKPAPKTQVDTDWKRVVELVQCSRAMDAIEEQHLVPGKKIFYQFSARGHDMAQVLLGLHLTHLKDAICGYYRSRPILLSLGVKLEDALGSAMGRAGGYSDGRDIGVVFNYPNASGASALPMCGGVGAQYTPTAGYAQAIEYCKSVLGDHSYDGAMGVVLGGDASVATNGFWSALTMATTLKLPMLFYIEDNGFGISTPGWLQTPGENIAKNLASFSGLKVLDGDGTDPVAAAELISEAVGHVRAGLGPTLLRLAVPRLQGHSFQDTQAYKSKETVDAEWARDPLPKLKAHVVPSLIDAKEWDALEANAKELVERAAKIADQRPVSEPSQVTRFVFSEDGALQDEGGLWNTGYDAPRSSDDAKPEGARINMITAIRRTLDHELAVNPRVLVFGEDVGPKGGVHGVTLGLQEKYGVERVFDTSLSEEGIIGRAVGMAIAGLMPVPEIQFRKYADPACEQINDCGTMRWRTANRFAAPMVVRMPVGFFKCGDPWHSQTNEVQFVHSPGWRVVCPSNAEDAVGLLRTALRGNDPVMFLEHRNMLDAASARRPYPGDDFALPFGVAKRVREGGDITVVAWGAMVERCEAAADKAEVSADIIDLRTLAPWDSEAVLASVRRTHRCFIVHEDIGTGGFGAEIAAVVADQAFLDLDAPVVRMTMPDIPSPHHPKLMEWALPSAERIAAKITELVGF, from the coding sequence ATGAGCTCCAAGCCGAAGCCTGCCCCGAAAACTCAGGTCGACACCGATTGGAAGCGCGTCGTCGAGTTGGTGCAGTGCTCGCGGGCGATGGACGCGATCGAGGAGCAGCACCTCGTTCCGGGCAAGAAGATTTTCTACCAGTTCAGCGCGCGCGGTCACGACATGGCGCAAGTGCTGCTGGGATTGCACTTGACGCACCTGAAAGACGCGATCTGCGGTTACTACCGCTCGCGGCCGATCCTGTTGTCGCTCGGCGTGAAGCTGGAAGACGCGCTGGGCTCGGCGATGGGCCGCGCTGGCGGTTATAGCGACGGGCGCGATATCGGGGTCGTGTTCAACTACCCGAATGCGTCGGGCGCGTCCGCGTTGCCGATGTGCGGTGGAGTCGGCGCGCAGTACACGCCGACCGCCGGCTACGCGCAGGCGATCGAGTATTGCAAGAGCGTGCTGGGCGATCACTCCTATGACGGCGCGATGGGGGTCGTGCTCGGTGGCGATGCGTCGGTGGCGACGAACGGGTTCTGGTCAGCGCTGACGATGGCGACGACGCTGAAGTTACCGATGCTGTTCTACATCGAAGACAACGGCTTCGGCATCTCGACACCGGGATGGCTGCAAACGCCGGGCGAAAACATCGCAAAGAATCTGGCGAGCTTTTCTGGGCTCAAGGTGCTCGATGGCGACGGCACGGATCCGGTAGCTGCCGCCGAGCTAATTTCGGAAGCGGTTGGCCATGTGCGCGCTGGGTTGGGCCCTACCCTACTGCGTCTCGCGGTGCCGCGGCTGCAGGGACACTCGTTTCAAGACACGCAAGCGTACAAGTCGAAAGAGACGGTGGACGCCGAGTGGGCGCGCGATCCGTTGCCGAAGCTGAAGGCGCATGTCGTGCCATCGCTGATCGATGCGAAGGAATGGGACGCGCTTGAGGCGAACGCGAAGGAGCTTGTCGAGCGCGCCGCGAAGATCGCGGATCAGCGGCCAGTGAGCGAGCCTTCGCAGGTGACGCGCTTCGTGTTCAGCGAAGATGGCGCATTGCAGGATGAAGGCGGGCTTTGGAATACAGGCTACGACGCGCCACGCTCAAGCGATGACGCCAAGCCCGAAGGCGCGCGCATCAACATGATCACGGCGATCCGTCGGACGCTGGATCACGAACTCGCGGTCAATCCGCGCGTTCTGGTGTTCGGCGAAGACGTCGGGCCGAAAGGCGGCGTGCATGGCGTGACGCTGGGCTTGCAAGAGAAGTACGGCGTTGAACGCGTGTTCGATACGTCGCTTTCAGAGGAAGGCATTATCGGCCGCGCTGTCGGCATGGCGATCGCGGGGCTGATGCCCGTGCCTGAAATTCAGTTTCGGAAGTACGCCGACCCAGCGTGCGAGCAGATCAACGATTGCGGCACGATGCGGTGGCGGACGGCGAATAGGTTTGCGGCGCCGATGGTGGTGCGGATGCCGGTCGGCTTCTTCAAGTGCGGCGACCCGTGGCACTCGCAGACCAACGAAGTGCAGTTCGTGCATTCGCCCGGGTGGCGCGTGGTCTGCCCTTCCAACGCTGAGGATGCGGTGGGTTTGCTGCGTACGGCGTTGCGCGGCAACGATCCGGTGATGTTTCTCGAGCATCGCAATATGCTCGACGCCGCGAGCGCGCGACGGCCTTATCCGGGCGATGATTTTGCGCTGCCGTTTGGCGTGGCTAAACGCGTGCGCGAAGGTGGCGACATTACCGTTGTCGCGTGGGGCGCGATGGTGGAGCGGTGCGAGGCGGCGGCGGACAAGGCGGAGGTTAGCGCTGATATCATTGATCTGCGGACGCTGGCGCCGTGGGATAGCGAAGCGGTGCTCGCCTCCGTGCGGCGCACGCATCGCTGCTTCATCGTGCATGAAGATATCGGCACCGGCGGTTTCGGCGCCGAGATCGCGGCGGTGGTGGCGGATCAGGCTTTCCTCGACCTTGATGCGCCGGTGGTGCGGATGACGATGCCGGACATCCCCTCGCCGCACCATCCCAAACTAATGGAGTGGGCGCTGCCGTCGGCTGAACGGATTGCGGCGAAGATCACTGAGCTGGTGGGCTTCTGA
- a CDS encoding superoxide dismutase: MFKLPPLPFAADALEPAMSRDTLNTHHGKHHAAYIKKMNAALEGRGDAPDTLEDVVRLAVREKNAKLFNNAAQAWNHAFFWASLTPQTQSGPQGELLAAIEKIFTSVDKFREEAKIKGENHFASGWLWLVADATGAVQLQDLHDAQTPIVDPKVTPLLVCDLWEHAYYLDYKNERGKFLDAFLSKLANWHFAEAQYDAARNGGVNAWRFPS; encoded by the coding sequence ATGTTCAAACTGCCCCCGCTCCCGTTCGCCGCAGATGCGCTGGAGCCGGCGATGTCGCGCGACACGCTCAACACCCACCACGGCAAACACCACGCCGCCTACATCAAGAAAATGAACGCCGCCCTCGAAGGCCGCGGCGATGCTCCGGACACGCTCGAAGATGTGGTTCGTCTCGCCGTGCGCGAGAAAAATGCGAAGCTCTTCAACAATGCTGCGCAAGCCTGGAATCACGCCTTCTTCTGGGCGAGCTTGACGCCACAAACGCAATCCGGTCCGCAGGGCGAGCTGCTCGCCGCGATCGAGAAGATATTCACCTCCGTCGACAAATTTCGCGAGGAGGCAAAAATCAAAGGTGAGAACCACTTCGCCTCAGGTTGGCTCTGGCTCGTGGCAGACGCCACTGGCGCGGTGCAGCTGCAAGATCTGCACGACGCTCAAACCCCAATCGTCGATCCCAAGGTCACGCCGCTCCTGGTCTGCGATCTCTGGGAGCATGCCTACTATCTCGACTACAAAAACGAGCGCGGCAAATTCCTAGACGCCTTCCTCAGCAAGCTCGCGAACTGGCATTTCGCGGAAGCGCAGTATGACGCCGCCCGTAACGGTGGCGTGAACGCCTGGCGCTTTCCGTCCTGA
- a CDS encoding DUF1328 domain-containing protein, producing the protein MLSWALVFFILAIVAGYFGFFGLAGMAAGIAKILFLLFLALLVISFVVRAIRGQSVT; encoded by the coding sequence ATGCTCAGCTGGGCGCTGGTGTTTTTCATTCTCGCGATCGTCGCGGGCTATTTCGGCTTCTTTGGCTTGGCCGGCATGGCGGCCGGCATCGCCAAAATCCTATTCTTGCTCTTCCTCGCTTTGCTCGTGATCAGCTTCGTCGTCCGCGCCATTCGCGGCCAGTCGGTGACGTGA
- a CDS encoding sigma-70 family RNA polymerase sigma factor, which produces MNAPAAFKTELIELLPSLRAFARSLAHNPAQADDLVQDTLVKALANVDRFEQGTNLRAWLFTILRNHYYSQLRKSKREIEDADGKFAARLSSRPEQDGSVDLEDFKVAFQQLAPDHREVLTLVGASGCSYEEAAHICGCAVGTIKSRVNRARKKLSEMLGLDEDPSLVSGEGRMVEDTANV; this is translated from the coding sequence ATGAACGCGCCCGCTGCTTTCAAGACGGAGCTCATTGAGCTTCTGCCCAGCCTCCGCGCATTCGCGCGGTCACTGGCCCACAACCCCGCGCAAGCCGACGATCTGGTGCAAGACACTCTGGTCAAGGCGTTGGCCAACGTCGATCGCTTTGAGCAAGGCACCAATCTGCGCGCTTGGCTCTTCACGATCCTGCGCAACCATTATTATTCGCAGCTTCGCAAATCGAAGCGCGAGATCGAAGACGCGGACGGCAAGTTCGCGGCGCGGCTTTCCTCGCGCCCCGAACAGGATGGCTCGGTCGATCTCGAAGACTTCAAGGTCGCCTTCCAACAACTCGCGCCCGATCATCGCGAAGTGCTGACGCTCGTCGGCGCCTCGGGATGCTCCTACGAAGAAGCCGCGCACATTTGCGGTTGCGCCGTCGGCACGATCAAAAGTCGTGTCAATCGCGCCCGCAAAAAGCTCTCCGAAATGCTCGGCCTTGACGAAGACCCCTCCCTCGTGTCCGGAGAAGGGCGCATGGTTGAGGATACGGCGAACGTGTGA
- a CDS encoding copper chaperone PCu(A)C: MRAFFCVLIVSMAAACGAPQQPAEEATTEQISSMRLQVLDTWASPTLGGVDVSAGYLTIANDGDSADQLVSASSARAARVEIHEMTMDGAVMQMRSIAALPIGPGERIELAPGGRHLMFFGVTQPFAAGEEIPVQLTFEHAGVMDIALPVRAGATHGQH, translated from the coding sequence ATGAGAGCCTTTTTTTGTGTTCTGATCGTCTCCATGGCCGCGGCATGCGGCGCTCCGCAACAGCCCGCGGAAGAGGCCACGACCGAACAGATCTCATCGATGCGCCTGCAAGTGCTCGACACTTGGGCATCGCCGACTCTGGGTGGCGTTGATGTCTCGGCCGGCTATCTCACCATCGCCAATGACGGCGACAGCGCCGATCAACTCGTTTCTGCTTCGAGCGCGCGTGCGGCGAGGGTTGAAATCCATGAGATGACGATGGACGGCGCCGTGATGCAGATGCGCTCGATAGCGGCGCTGCCGATCGGGCCGGGCGAGCGCATCGAACTCGCGCCGGGCGGACGCCACTTGATGTTTTTCGGCGTCACGCAACCCTTCGCGGCCGGCGAAGAGATTCCGGTGCAGCTGACGTTCGAACATGCCGGCGTCATGGATATTGCGCTGCCGGTACGAGCGGGCGCTACGCACGGTCAGCACTAG
- a CDS encoding sensor histidine kinase, producing MALLLGLAMLPAGAIAMQVGLNAVEARQAAFEETLGRRALQSISVERSAIDELRELLRVLAASPELRESGVGDCREWLGGVVERYRTIASMAVTDDRGFVRCSVPAAPSGFRSRNSALRQRAVARDGFTIGFVEYSALAQRPVLAAMEPIRNDAGRRVGFVSASMAIDDLRELLDRGRSLDGARAVIVDLDGRIIAQSSVDRSRRAPGLPTVEQIRRMIGPEPAFIEVPHGNAVVVPLHAPDLYAVMSWAPDQSPVRRWAGLAVSIAAPLMIWLLAIGAGWFAIEIFVARPLSQLESAARGFARGEDVMEGPSLASAPDEIRSLRRTLAAMAKTLRGREQRLIEALSEERALLREVHHRVKNNLQMVASLLNIQARDARDESEAWGLARAHDRVQLMALVHQRIYSSGEVRALRLDDLAAEIARQLLQSRGAQAKDVTPKIDVGEARVDVDRAVPLAFLIGEGISAALDSLADARGELALSLRQDPDGEARFAIITSGQAANTPSPSTRLIDAFARQLGASVGRTPGSAFALWVRVPPAAHNSAAGQSDSATRQDHTQQQAGAE from the coding sequence ATGGCTTTATTGCTCGGCCTCGCCATGTTGCCCGCCGGCGCGATCGCCATGCAGGTCGGGCTGAACGCCGTCGAAGCGCGCCAGGCCGCCTTCGAAGAAACACTGGGCCGCCGCGCCTTGCAGTCGATTTCCGTCGAACGCAGCGCCATCGACGAATTGCGCGAATTGCTCCGCGTGCTGGCGGCGAGCCCCGAACTCCGCGAAAGCGGCGTCGGCGATTGCCGTGAGTGGCTAGGCGGCGTTGTCGAGCGCTATCGCACCATCGCATCAATGGCCGTGACCGATGATCGCGGCTTCGTCCGTTGCAGCGTTCCCGCGGCGCCATCGGGCTTCAGGAGCCGCAATAGCGCGTTGCGACAGCGCGCTGTTGCGCGCGATGGCTTTACGATCGGATTTGTCGAGTACTCCGCGCTCGCTCAACGGCCGGTGCTTGCCGCGATGGAGCCGATTCGCAACGACGCCGGCCGTCGCGTAGGCTTCGTGTCGGCGTCGATGGCAATTGACGATTTGCGCGAGCTGCTCGATCGCGGCCGCTCTCTCGACGGCGCGCGGGCGGTCATCGTCGATCTCGATGGCCGGATCATCGCCCAATCGTCCGTCGACCGTAGCCGCCGCGCGCCAGGCTTGCCGACAGTCGAACAAATCCGCCGCATGATCGGGCCGGAGCCGGCCTTCATAGAAGTGCCGCATGGCAACGCCGTCGTCGTGCCACTCCATGCACCAGACCTATATGCGGTGATGTCTTGGGCGCCGGATCAATCGCCAGTCCGCCGCTGGGCCGGCTTGGCTGTTTCAATCGCGGCGCCGCTCATGATCTGGCTGCTCGCGATCGGCGCCGGCTGGTTCGCGATCGAGATTTTCGTAGCGCGGCCGCTGTCGCAGCTGGAAAGCGCCGCGCGCGGCTTTGCGCGTGGCGAGGATGTCATGGAGGGGCCTTCGCTCGCGAGCGCGCCCGATGAGATCCGCTCGCTTCGCCGCACGCTGGCGGCGATGGCGAAGACGCTCCGCGGCCGCGAACAGCGGCTCATTGAGGCGCTCAGCGAGGAGCGCGCCTTGCTGCGCGAAGTCCATCACCGCGTGAAGAACAATCTGCAAATGGTCGCCAGTCTCCTGAACATTCAGGCGCGCGACGCACGCGATGAGTCCGAAGCGTGGGGCCTCGCCCGCGCGCATGATCGGGTTCAGCTCATGGCGCTGGTGCACCAGCGGATCTATTCTTCCGGCGAAGTTCGCGCCCTCAGACTGGACGATCTGGCCGCGGAAATTGCGCGTCAACTGCTGCAATCACGCGGTGCGCAGGCCAAGGACGTCACGCCCAAAATTGACGTCGGCGAAGCGCGTGTCGATGTCGATCGCGCCGTGCCGCTGGCGTTCTTGATTGGGGAGGGCATCTCCGCGGCGCTCGACAGCCTCGCGGATGCCCGCGGTGAACTTGCCTTAAGTTTGCGCCAAGATCCGGATGGCGAGGCTCGCTTTGCGATCATCACGAGCGGGCAAGCTGCGAATACGCCAAGTCCAAGCACGCGCCTCATCGACGCCTTCGCGCGCCAACTCGGCGCGTCGGTTGGCCGAACGCCCGGTAGCGCGTTCGCGCTTTGGGTGCGGGTGCCTCCGGCGGCGCACAATAGCGCCGCCGGCCAATCTGATTCAGCGACGCGCCAGGACCATACCCAACAGCAAGCCGGCGCCGAGTGA
- a CDS encoding NepR family anti-sigma factor, whose protein sequence is MTRKPPQDGSAQKARKTSGNHKALITRNLRLAFGEVASEPVPDRFLDLLGKLDTAEGKKQ, encoded by the coding sequence GTGACGAGAAAACCGCCCCAGGACGGGAGCGCCCAAAAAGCGCGAAAGACCAGCGGCAATCACAAGGCGCTGATCACGCGGAATCTGCGGCTCGCCTTTGGCGAAGTGGCGAGCGAGCCCGTGCCCGATCGTTTTCTCGACTTGCTCGGCAAGCTCGATACCGCGGAGGGCAAAAAGCAATGA
- a CDS encoding response regulator — MSLAREIAPHLPLLRRYARALTGAQPSGDAFVAAALEAIVARPEEFPRNLDPRAGLYQVFHRIWESGNVEVEADETARGAKKAQERLRALSPLTRQALLLTTLESFTVQETGEILGRSPEEVNALIDEALEELDRQTKARILIIEDEAVIAMDLSDLVTGAGHDVCAVEATASAAVAAAKRERPDLVLADIQLADGSSGIDAVKEILASFEVPVIFITAFPDRLLTGERPEPTFLITKPYSPDMVRAAVSQALFFESTGSLN, encoded by the coding sequence ATGTCTCTGGCTAGGGAAATTGCGCCCCATCTGCCGTTGCTGCGCCGGTACGCGCGCGCTTTGACCGGCGCGCAGCCCAGCGGTGACGCATTTGTGGCCGCCGCTCTGGAGGCGATTGTGGCCCGTCCGGAGGAGTTTCCGCGAAACCTCGACCCGCGCGCGGGTCTCTACCAAGTGTTTCACCGCATCTGGGAGAGCGGCAACGTCGAAGTCGAGGCCGACGAGACCGCGCGCGGCGCGAAGAAGGCGCAGGAGCGTCTGCGTGCGTTGTCTCCGCTGACGCGCCAAGCCTTGCTGCTCACGACGTTGGAGAGTTTCACGGTGCAAGAGACTGGAGAAATTCTTGGCCGTTCGCCGGAAGAGGTGAACGCGCTCATTGATGAAGCGCTGGAAGAACTCGATCGCCAAACCAAGGCGCGGATTCTGATTATTGAAGACGAAGCGGTGATCGCGATGGATCTCAGCGATCTGGTGACCGGCGCCGGACACGATGTCTGCGCGGTGGAAGCGACGGCGTCCGCGGCGGTGGCGGCGGCGAAACGCGAGCGTCCGGATCTGGTGTTGGCCGACATTCAATTGGCAGACGGATCGTCAGGCATCGATGCGGTGAAGGAAATTCTCGCATCGTTCGAAGTGCCGGTGATTTTCATCACGGCCTTCCCCGACCGTTTGCTCACCGGCGAACGGCCGGAGCCAACGTTCCTGATCACGAAGCCGTATTCGCCTGACATGGTGCGCGCGGCCGTGAGCCAGGCGCTTTTCTTCGAAAGCACAGGTTCCTTGAATTAA
- a CDS encoding entericidin A/B family lipoprotein, which translates to MSRKITSPLVAMAAIIGAISLGACNTVEGVGEDVQQAGEAVDEAAEDANDGNPNTP; encoded by the coding sequence ATGTCCCGTAAGATCACGTCCCCGCTCGTCGCGATGGCCGCCATTATCGGCGCTATCTCGCTCGGCGCTTGCAACACGGTCGAAGGCGTTGGCGAAGATGTCCAACAAGCCGGCGAAGCCGTTGATGAAGCCGCTGAAGACGCAAACGACGGCAATCCGAACACGCCGTAA